Below is a window of Labilibaculum sp. DW002 DNA.
TTATTCGACTATAATATTGGAGTAAACTTTGTGGACATTGGAAGGTTAAGCTGCTTAGGCGCAGAAAACTTTTAGAAAGACGGGGAAGCTTCGAAGAATTGAGAAGATCACCCCGCCGCACTTAAAGTTTTCAAGGATAGGTAGTTTAAGCTTACTAGTTCTAGATTTTTTGCTTACTTTTTCATTAATGGAAAAAGTAAGAGCCTCTGCGGCTTGAGCAGTTGAAGTAAGTTGGTTGGTTTAAATACAAAGAGGTATTACAATCCAAATTATTCATTTACGAGTAAATTACAACCTCTAATATCCGAATTATCAAAGCGGCCAAGTATTTCAAAACTACCATCGGGGTGGATTTTTCCTAAATCCTGCGTTTCGATAAAAGAACAAGAATGAACATTGGCCAAATCGATAACATTTACACCGCCACTTCTACCTTGCTTTTCGTAAGTAAACGGATCATAAGTATCTCGTATCAGAATCTTCATCCACGAAGGTGTAAAAAATAAACTATCGCCTTTCGAATAAGCTTGAGATAGCAATTCGGTCATTCCATATTCTGAATGGATTTTTTGAACGCCCAATTTCTTGGTTAGAAAAGCATGCAGTTCTTCGCGGGTAATTTCTTTTCTTCGGCCTTTCATGCCGCCAGTTTCCATTACAATCACACCATCTAAATCCAATTGGAATTTTTCAGCCAAGTCGAGTAAGGCAAAACTAACACCAAGTAGAAGTATCTTTTGACTCTGTTTTTTCAAATCAGCAATCGTAGCAATCAATTCTTCATGATTGTGCAGGTAAAAACCGCTTTTTTTATGCTCGCTATCCTTTATAAGCTTCTCCATCATGTAAATTAGAGAAGAGCCTTCTCTTTCGAGATAAGAGGGTAACAAAGCCAATATGCAGTAATCGCTTACCGCACCATAATATTGCTCAAAACCTTTTGTGAAACTGGCCTCGTAAAGCTTTAAATCGGGAACAAAATGGCGGCTTGTTAAATTGCCAGTTGTTCCGCTACTGGTAAATGTTGCTTGAGCTTCTTTATCTGTTGAAACAACCTTTCTACTTTTAAAGAATTCAATAGGAAGAAAAGGAATTTGTTCTACTGATGTGATATCTGAGGCCTCTATTTTCAGATGCTGAAGATATTCTTTGTAAACAGGATTGTTCTCTGTTTGATACAAAAATACACGAAGTGCAATTTGTTCAAATTCTTCTTCACTTGAAATGTTGAATATTTCCTCTTTCCAATTCATTTAACAGATAGCTTAACGTAGTAAATTTGCTGCAAAGTTAATTGAAAAAAATGAAATGATAAGGACAAAAAAATCCCGCTTGCTAATGTGGCAAACGGGATTGTATAATCTAATTTATTCGTGGTATAATTTGGGATTTGGTTTCGGATAAATGGTCATTGTTATTTCACTGCTTTCAACAAAACAGCCATTGCTATCTGTTATGCGAGTTTTTACTTTGTCGCCATCAGCCAATGTATTGGTAGTAAAAGTGTTTCCGGAAACACCAACAGTTTCTTCTGTTCCATTTACGTAAAATTTATACGAATAGGCTGGGTTTCCACCTGATCCAGAAGCGGTAAATACAGAATTTTCACCGTCACAAGTTGAATTTCCAGAAGGGCCACTGATACTAGCTCCAAGGTTTGTACTTACACTTATTTGTACAATTTGTGAATTTGGATTTCCATTAACATCGGTTGCGGTCCATGTGACATCTGTATTTCCCAATGGAAAAGATTTTCCGTTTAAACTAGTTCCGCCGCCATCGTAATTGTGTGTAATACTTGCAATGCCACAATTATCACTTGCGCCAACATCAAATCCGGTTCCACTAACAAGGTAAGTACATCCACTATTATTTGGGTTTACATTTCTGTTTGATGTATTGCTTAAAACCGGAAGAATATCATCAACAACAGTTACGGTAAAACTTGATTGTATAGGTCCATTCCCGGATGCATCAGTATACTCGTAAGTCACAGTAGTGTTTCCCACAGGGAAGTTCGAACCACTTGATAATCCTACAATTAAAGTTCCGTTTTGATCCCCGTCACAATTATCCGTGAATATTGGGCCTGTATAATTTACTACAGCTCCACATATTCCAGCTTCGGCAGTAATTGTGGTATCAGCTTGACTTGTTTTAATTGTAGGGTTGCTATTATCTAAAATGGTGATATCAGTTGTACAAGTTGTACTCGATAGATCCTCGTCAGTTACTGTTAAGATTACCGTTACGATTCCTTTATCCGAGCAATCGAAAGTATTGGGAGAAACAGATAAACTCACTGTTCCACCATCGCTGTCATCATTTGATCCATTGTCTATTTCGGCAGGTGTTAATGTATAGGATCCTGAAGCATCCAAGTAAATGCTTACGCCACTTTTACAAATGGCTACAGGTGGGTCATTATCTACAGTTACATTAATTGAAACAGTTGCTGTATTTGATTCAGCACCTGAATTGTCTTTTATAGTGTAAGTAAAACTATCAGCACCTGTAAAATTATTATTTGGTGTATAGGTTACTTCACCGGTAACAAAATTTTGCGAGAGACTTCCATTTGCCGGACCGGATTTAATCAGAACACTTGCCTTATCTATGGTTTGATTGCCATCAATGTCGGTATCGTTTGCCAGAACATCAATCGTAACGGCTGTATCTTCATTTGTTGAAGTATTATCATTATTTGCAACTGGCGCAGCATCATTATTAAAAATTACGTTTATGCTTGCACTTGCCTGTACTGCATCTCCATTTCCATCCGTTAGTTTATAGGTGAATCCATCCGACCCAAAATATTCTGAATTTGGGGTATAGGTAAATGTACCATCAGCATTAAGCGTAAGGCTACCGTTACTCACATCGCTAACCAAAGAGTAGGTAATTGGCAGATCAAATAAATTCTGGTCATTGCTACTCACATCATCACTAAGAGCTGTGTCTTCAGGAGTTGAATAAGTATCATTATTAGCAATTGGTAAATCATTCATTGGATTTACTGTGATCGAAACAGTTGCTGTAGATTGATCTCCATCAACATCTTCAATTGTATATTGAAATGAGTCGTTACCATTATAATTGGCATTTGGTGTGTAAGTAAAACTGCCATCATTGTTAATTACCAGATTCCCATCTGTTGGATTAGTATTGTTGATCACCAATACAGGAGGATCTCCAAGTCCAAGATCATTGGTCATTACATTGTTTGTTAAAACATCATCTTCATCAACTGTAAAGTTGTCATTACGAGCATCTGGCGTGTCATCATCATCAATGATGGTTCCTGTAGCTTGTCCGAGACCTATGTCAACTTGGCTTGGAGGATTTCCAATTTCTACAGTAAAAGATTCATTTTCTTCTTCCTCGGTGTCTTGGGTTGTTGAGATACCGAGTGTCATGCTTGATTGATTTGCAGGCAAGGTAATTGATGTCCAGCCACTACCAGTAAAATCGGAAGAAGCATTGGCTGTCCCATTTACGGTTCTGTAATCGAAAGTAATATCCGAACTTTTTACAGGGCTTACCGTTATCGTAAAATTTATGGTGTTTCCTTCAGTTGCTGATGCATTTGAAATTGATAGTGTAGGATTTCCTTCATTGTCTAAAATTGTTCCATTTGCTGAGGTATTTCCAAGTACAGCATTACTAACAGATGAAAAATTAACAACAAAGGCTTCGGTTTGCTCATTTGCATTATCATCATTGGTAATAAAGGCCGGAAAGTTAAATGTTGTTTGACCTGCGGGAATGGTTATTGTTCCCGAAGAGAAAGTAGAATAATTTATAAAATCTTGTTGTTTTGCATTTCCAGCCCCATTACTTAAGACGATAGCGTAATTGAAAGTGATTGCTACGTCGGCAGCATGACTTAAATTTGCCTGGAACACAATATTTGTACCTTCTGTTTCACTATCATCAGCAATGTTTATTACAGGCGGTGTTTCGTTATCTATAATTGAAATGTTGGCATTAATATTTCCTGCTGTTGTATTAACCAAACTGCTTAACTGAACTGTGAAAAATTCATTAGTTCCAGGTTCATAAATATTATCATCAATAATATTGAAAGAGATATTTTTACTCGTTTCACCTGCAGCAAAACTTAAGCTACCAGAATATGCTGAAGCTGTATAGTCATTTGGTTGAATTGCGGTATTATCTACTATATTGTAGTTGGTTGTAATTGTTTTACCACTAGCTGTATTTAGATTCACTTGCATTGTAATAGTTCCAGCATCTTCGTTTACTGTTTGATCAGAAACAGAAATTGTAGGCATTGGATCGTTATCATCCTTTATGGTTGCTGTACCTACCGTAATACTTTCTATGGCTTCAACAACATTGGAAATGGTGAAAGTAAAGTTTTCATCATCTTCATTAAGGATATCATTTGTAATTGGTACAAGTATATCAACATAAGCAGAACCAGATGGAATCGTTGCACTACCGGTTTTAGGAGTGAAATCTTGCCCACTAGCAGCTGTTCCAGCTACTGTTTGATAGCTAAAAGTAACATCTACATTATCTGATATTGGCCAAATATGGGATAATTCAACTCGAAATACAGCATTTAAATCAGTACCTTCAGTAACCGTTATATCGGAAGGATTTACAGATAAGCATGGGAGAATTCTAATCTCATTTGAAGGGAAAGATTCCGTAGATGAAGCACCGCAGGGAGACAAACCAGTTACTTTATATCTGCCTGGCTCAGAAGGTTCGTAAGTAGCATCATCATTAGCAGAAACAAGAACACCATCTTTGTACCAGTTGTAGTTTGTAAAACCAGATGCTGTTAAAACAACATTATCACCACACAAGCCTTGTTCTGCAATTTCAGGATTTTGATCAATTTGAGGTATATCTCCAAAACCTGAGAAAAAACCACCACCACCTACATTATTACTTTCAACAGCAAGCATTGCATTTAATGCTCCCGTAGAAGATATGTCAAAAATCCAATTGGAGCCTCCACCATATTTAGTCTTTTGCAATTCAGTTTTAGGTATGTTGTATGCTTCCCAATATGTATTACCAGAAACAGATTGTTTAAATCCATTCGCTAAATTTACTCCATTTAGTTTAATTTGTGAGCCTTCTTGGGTAACTAGCTTTAAAATAGGATTTACACCTAAGCTGGAAAGTTTGTTTGCAAAAGCTACGGTTACCTCTTTATCCGCAGTACATTTTAACGGAGGAATAAAACACAAACCAGCGGTTTGTTTTTTATTGGCACCGGAAAGGGTTTGATAGACAAAAACTTTTTTATCACCATGAATATATATATTCCCATCAGTAGTATTACTAAAATCATTGATACTGGTAAAGAAATAATCTCCAGCATTTACTAACGTTTTTGTTTTAGTATTGTTCTTATAGGTTACTACAGTATTTGCTTCCGTTGCAACAACCAAAGCTCTTTCGTTGTGTTGAGCTCCTCCACTTCTTCCTTCTCCCTTAATTAAAATGTATTCATCACCAACAACATCTGTTGGGACCAATTGATCAAATCCAACATCACGTCCGGGATTAGAGTTTCCATAACCTGAAGCACACCATGAACCAGAACTTACTGCAATAGGTTTATTGGAAGTTATGTGAGTTCCGTTTACCACATTCAGATCTTTAGTTGAGCCTTGTTGTGATTTAATCTGATTCACACTAACGCCAACAACTACCGATTGTCCTTTGTTTAAGCTTATTGTAAAGGTATGTGACGTTTGTCCTGAAAAAAGAATATTAGAATTATCAAACGTAACATTGGTATTGTTTTCAGTCGCCATCACACCTATAAAATGTCCGTTTTGACTATCATACCCGCCTACAGAGGAGTACATATGACCACTATAAAAATTAGTTCCAAATGCAGTTGTACCTTTCGAGGTAAGTAAATCTCCTTGTGCGCCAGATTTTTGTTGGATATTGACAAAGAATTTTT
It encodes the following:
- a CDS encoding acyl transferase, giving the protein MNWKEEIFNISSEEEFEQIALRVFLYQTENNPVYKEYLQHLKIEASDITSVEQIPFLPIEFFKSRKVVSTDKEAQATFTSSGTTGNLTSRHFVPDLKLYEASFTKGFEQYYGAVSDYCILALLPSYLEREGSSLIYMMEKLIKDSEHKKSGFYLHNHEELIATIADLKKQSQKILLLGVSFALLDLAEKFQLDLDGVIVMETGGMKGRRKEITREELHAFLTKKLGVQKIHSEYGMTELLSQAYSKGDSLFFTPSWMKILIRDTYDPFTYEKQGRSGGVNVIDLANVHSCSFIETQDLGKIHPDGSFEILGRFDNSDIRGCNLLVNE
- a CDS encoding tandem-95 repeat protein; protein product: MRKFLLVFVAIFSILVLKIEVIYAQVDSLHYIPPMCSFTSSSSNVQDHQMVLTTTESTAFNVTIRNNDGTFTRTVSLSSSSPQKISLNWPGRVLNSQGIIGTSQLNNVLDIEGLIVSGSKKFFVNIQQKSGAQGDLLTSKGTTAFGTNFYSGHMYSSVGGYDSQNGHFIGVMATENNTNVTFDNSNILFSGQTSHTFTISLNKGQSVVVGVSVNQIKSQQGSTKDLNVVNGTHITSNKPIAVSSGSWCASGYGNSNPGRDVGFDQLVPTDVVGDEYILIKGEGRSGGAQHNERALVVATEANTVVTYKNNTKTKTLVNAGDYFFTSINDFSNTTDGNIYIHGDKKVFVYQTLSGANKKQTAGLCFIPPLKCTADKEVTVAFANKLSSLGVNPILKLVTQEGSQIKLNGVNLANGFKQSVSGNTYWEAYNIPKTELQKTKYGGGSNWIFDISSTGALNAMLAVESNNVGGGGFFSGFGDIPQIDQNPEIAEQGLCGDNVVLTASGFTNYNWYKDGVLVSANDDATYEPSEPGRYKVTGLSPCGASSTESFPSNEIRILPCLSVNPSDITVTEGTDLNAVFRVELSHIWPISDNVDVTFSYQTVAGTAASGQDFTPKTGSATIPSGSAYVDILVPITNDILNEDDENFTFTISNVVEAIESITVGTATIKDDNDPMPTISVSDQTVNEDAGTITMQVNLNTASGKTITTNYNIVDNTAIQPNDYTASAYSGSLSFAAGETSKNISFNIIDDNIYEPGTNEFFTVQLSSLVNTTAGNINANISIIDNETPPVINIADDSETEGTNIVFQANLSHAADVAITFNYAIVLSNGAGNAKQQDFINYSTFSSGTITIPAGQTTFNFPAFITNDDNANEQTEAFVVNFSSVSNAVLGNTSANGTILDNEGNPTLSISNASATEGNTINFTITVSPVKSSDITFDYRTVNGTANASSDFTGSGWTSITLPANQSSMTLGISTTQDTEEEENESFTVEIGNPPSQVDIGLGQATGTIIDDDDTPDARNDNFTVDEDDVLTNNVMTNDLGLGDPPVLVINNTNPTDGNLVINNDGSFTYTPNANYNGNDSFQYTIEDVDGDQSTATVSITVNPMNDLPIANNDTYSTPEDTALSDDVSSNDQNLFDLPITYSLVSDVSNGSLTLNADGTFTYTPNSEYFGSDGFTYKLTDGNGDAVQASASINVIFNNDAAPVANNDNTSTNEDTAVTIDVLANDTDIDGNQTIDKASVLIKSGPANGSLSQNFVTGEVTYTPNNNFTGADSFTYTIKDNSGAESNTATVSINVTVDNDPPVAICKSGVSIYLDASGSYTLTPAEIDNGSNDDSDGGTVSLSVSPNTFDCSDKGIVTVILTVTDEDLSSTTCTTDITILDNSNPTIKTSQADTTITAEAGICGAVVNYTGPIFTDNCDGDQNGTLIVGLSSGSNFPVGNTTVTYEYTDASGNGPIQSSFTVTVVDDILPVLSNTSNRNVNPNNSGCTYLVSGTGFDVGASDNCGIASITHNYDGGGTSLNGKSFPLGNTDVTWTATDVNGNPNSQIVQISVSTNLGASISGPSGNSTCDGENSVFTASGSGGNPAYSYKFYVNGTEETVGVSGNTFTTNTLADGDKVKTRITDSNGCFVESSEITMTIYPKPNPKLYHE